CGCCCTGGAAGTCGCCGATCGGCTTGCCGAACTGCTTGCGCTCCTGGACGTAGCCCTTGGCGTAGTCGAGGGCACCCTGGGCGATGCCGAGGGCCTGGGCCGCGATCGTGATGCGGGTGTGGTCCAGGGTCTTCATCGCGGTGGCGAAGCCGGTGCCCTCCTCGCCGATGATGCGGTCGGCGGGGATGCGGACGTTGTCGAAGTAGACCTCGCGGGTCGGGGAGCCCTTGATGCCGAGCTTCTTCTCCGGGGCGCCGAAGGAGACGCCCTCGTCCGACTTCTCGACGACGAAGGCCGAGATGCCCTTGGAACGCTTGGTCGGGTCGGTGACGGCCATGACCGTGTAGTACTCGGAGACGCCCGCGTTGGTGATCCAGCGCTTCACGCCGTTGAGCACCCAGAAGTCGCCGTCGCGCACGGCCCGGGTCTTCATGCCCGCAGCGTCGGAACCCGCGTCGGGCTCGGAGAGGCAGTACGAGAACATGCCGTCGCCCTTGGCGAGGGGGCCCAGGTACTTCTTCTTCAGGTCCTCGGAACCGGAGAGGATCACGGGCAGCGAGCCGAGTTTGTTCACGGCCGGGATGAGGGAGGAGGAGGCGCAGACACGGGCCACCTCCTCGATCACGATGACCGTGGCGAGGGCGTCGGCGCCCGCGCCGCCGTACTCGTCGGGGACGTGCACCGCCTGGAGGTCCGCGGCGGTCAGGGCGTCCAGCGCCTCCTGCGGGAAGCGCGCCTCCTCGTCGACCGCCGCCGCGTACGGGGCGATCTTCGCCTCGGCGAGCGCACGCACCGTCTCGCGAAGCATCTCGTGCTCCTCGGCCGGACGGTACAGGTCGAAATCGGTCGAACCCGCCAAGACGCTCACTCCCCAAAGATGCTAACTACCGTTAAGTAACCAGATTTTAGAGCGCCGCTCCCGCAATGGCCTATGCAATGCGCGCGTGAGCTTGGCG
This sequence is a window from Streptomyces sp. NBC_01217. Protein-coding genes within it:
- a CDS encoding acyl-CoA dehydrogenase gives rise to the protein MAGSTDFDLYRPAEEHEMLRETVRALAEAKIAPYAAAVDEEARFPQEALDALTAADLQAVHVPDEYGGAGADALATVIVIEEVARVCASSSLIPAVNKLGSLPVILSGSEDLKKKYLGPLAKGDGMFSYCLSEPDAGSDAAGMKTRAVRDGDFWVLNGVKRWITNAGVSEYYTVMAVTDPTKRSKGISAFVVEKSDEGVSFGAPEKKLGIKGSPTREVYFDNVRIPADRIIGEEGTGFATAMKTLDHTRITIAAQALGIAQGALDYAKGYVQERKQFGKPIGDFQGVQFMLADMAMKLEAARQLTYSAAAKSERLDSDLTFFGAAAKCFASDVAMEITTDAVQLLGGYGYTRDYPVERMMRDAKITQIYEGTNQVQRIVMARNLP